The Accipiter gentilis chromosome 19, bAccGen1.1, whole genome shotgun sequence genome has a window encoding:
- the GPR83 gene encoding G-protein coupled receptor 83, with product MLSCFVWLALPELVNSFVTPGKLPLNGSLEKTFVIPNISGFFSWDNDSLADWQSFVGRSRYGAESQSITVKALLVTAYSFIIVFSLFGNVLVCHVVIKIKRVHSATSLFIVNLAVADIMITLLNMPFTLARFVNSTWIFGKGMCHVSRFAQYCSLHVSALTLTAIAVDRHQVIMHPLKPRISTAKGVIYISIIWIMATCFSLPHAIYQKLFTFEYSEEVTRCLCLPDFPEPADLFWKYLDLTTFVLLYVLPLLIISAAYVTVAKKLWLRNVIGDVTTEQYFALRKKNRKTIKMLMLVVILFAVCWFPLNCYVILLSSQTIHTNNALYFAFHWLAMSSTCYNPFIYCWLNDSFRSELKALLNLCRKTPRPAEQRLASTIPSYRPAWPENVNFKRLQASHVLPSASNNQSGKTDISAVEPVVAVS from the exons ATGTTGTCCTGTTTTGTCTGGCTCGCTCTCCCCGAGTTGGTTAATTCCTTCGTGACCCCAGGAAAGTTGCCCCTCAATGGGAGCCTGGAGAAGACTTTTGTAATCCCGAACATCTCGGGTTTCTTTTCTTGGGATAATGACAGCCTGGCTGACTGGCAGAGCTTTGTGGGCAGGAGCCGGTACGGAGCGGAGTCGCAGAGCATCACCGTGAAAGCCCTGCTCGTCACGGCGTACTCCTTCATCATTGTCTTCTCCCTCTTCGGCAACGTCCTGGTCTGTCACGTTGTCATCAAGATCAAGCGCGTGCACTCCGCCACCAGCTTGTTCATTGTGAACCTGGCTGTAGCCGATATCATGATCACGCTCCTCAACATGCCTTTTACACTG GCTCGTTTTGTGAACAGTACCTGGATATTCGGGAAGGGGATGTGCCATGTCAGTAGGTTTGCGCAGTACTGTTCCCTCCACGTCTCTGCCTTGACCCTCACAGCCATTGCTGTGGACAGGCACCAG GTTATAATGCACCCTCTGAAACCTCGCATATCTACTGCAAAAGGTGTTATCTACATCTCTATAATCTGGATCATGGCAACTTGTTTCTCCCTACCACATGCTATTTACCAAAAACTCTTTACCTTTGAATACAG CGAGGAGGTTACCCGGTGCCTATGTCTGCCGGATTTCCCTGAGCCTGCTGACCTCTTTTGGAAGTACCTTGACTTAACCACCTTCGTTTTGCTCTATGTCCTGCCCCTTCTGATCATCTCTGCTGCCTACGTGACAGTGGCCAAGAAACTCTGGCTGCGGAACGTCATCGGGGACGTCACCACTGAGCAGTACTTTGCCCTTCGCAAAAAGAATAGGAAGACCATAAAGATGCTGATGCTTGTCGTCATCCTCTTCGCAGTCTGCTGGTTCCCCTTGAATTGCTACGTCATCCTCCTCTCCAGCCAGACCATCCACACCAACAATGCCCTGTACTTCGCCTTTCACTGGTTGGCAATGAGCAGCACCTGCTACAACCCCTTCATCTACTGCTGGCTCAATGACAGCTTCCGATCAGAACTGAAGGCTTTGCTCAACTTGTGCAGAAAAACTCCCAGGCCCGCAGAACAGAGGCTTGCCTCCACGATCCCCTCCTACCGACCGGCTTGGCCAGAAAACGTCAACTTCAAGAGGTTGCAGGCCTCCCATGTCCTTCCATCAGCCTCCAACAACCAGTCAGGAAAGACAGACATCTCTGCAGTTGAGCCGGTAGTAGCTGTGAGCTAA